Proteins found in one Sphaeramia orbicularis chromosome 8, fSphaOr1.1, whole genome shotgun sequence genomic segment:
- the rpl23 gene encoding large ribosomal subunit protein uL14 has protein sequence MSKRGRGGSSGAKFRISLGLPVGAVINCADNTGAKNLYIISVKGIKGRLNRLPSAGVGDMVMATVKKGKPELRKKVHPAVVIRQRKSYRRKDGVFLYFEDNAGVIVNNKGEMKGSAITGPVAKECADLWPRIASNAGSIA, from the exons ATGTCCAAGAGAG GACGTGGAGGTTCTTCCGGAGCCAAGTTCCGCATCTCCCTGGGTCTCCCAGTGGGAGCAGTCATCAACTGTGCTGACAATACAG GTGCCAAGAACCTGTACATCATTTCTGTGAAAGGCATCAAGGGTCGTCTGAACCGTCTGCCTTCTGCAGGAGTGGGTGACATGGTCATGGCCACAGTCAAGAAAGGAAAGCCAGAGCTCAGGAAGAAGG TGCATCCTGCGGTGGTGATACGGCAGCGGAAGTCGTATCGTCGAAAAGATGGCGTGTTCCTCTACTTTGAAGACAACGCAGGTGTCATAGTAAACAACAAAGGAGAAATGAAAG GTTCAGCCATCACAGGCCCAGTGGCCAAAGAGTGTGCCGACCTTTGGCCCAGGATCGCCTCCAATGCTGGCAGCATAGCCTGA
- the LOC115424373 gene encoding von Willebrand factor C domain-containing protein 2-like produces the protein MNECGAAFRCLMRMHHRQGGEDALSRPSDAVGSSRFNMSAMSYRHRALIPVLLSLLLLPAPGRDVGVSVVAAEYSSKTDLDYEFGDYRGKWCIDDHGFVYGIGEVYYPSPTACPCTCTVDGPVCVRPKCPRIHPRCTRIGYKACCPVCEAMARVCVYGGKTYRLLEEFRLSRCERCRCEANREVYCTISDCPAPHCVNPTYEPNHCCPICKAGPNCFAGNRIIPAGERVNIDDWTVCYCTYRDGTWHTHPMATCEPQPKPSPPPGGRTEPSQDEDASGRGGRGYFPRLDVIP, from the exons atgaatgaatgcggtgctgcgttcaggtgcctgaTGCGCATGCATCACCGTCAGGGCGGAGAGGACGCGCTCAGCAGACCGTCAGATGCGGTTGGTTCGAGTCGGTTTAACATGTCAGCCATGAGCTACCGGCACCGGGCGCTGATCCCCGTCCTCCTCAGCCTCCTGCTGCTGCCAGCTCCGGGACGCGACGTCGGAGTGTCCGTGGTGGCGGCGGAGTACTCCTCCAAAACGGACCTGGACTACGAGTTCGGGGACTACCGGGGGAAGTGGTGCATCGACGACCACGGGTTTGTTTACGGCATCGGAGAAGTTTATTACCCGAGTCCGACGGCGTGCCCTTGCACGTGCACGGTGGACGGCCCCGTGTGCGTGCGACCCAAGTGTCCCCGGATTCACCCCCGGTGCACGCGGATCGGGTATAAGGCATGCTGTCCCGTGTGTGAGGCCATGGCCCGGGTCTGCGTCTACGGAGGCAAAACGTACCGGCTCCTGGAGGAGTTCAGG ctGTCGAGGTGTGAGCGGTGTCGATGCGAGGCCAACAGGGAAGTGTACTGCACCATTTCAGACTGCCCCGCCCCCCACTGTGTCAACCCCACCTACGAACCCAACCACTGCTGCCCCATCTGTAAGGCTG GTCCAAACTGCTTTGCTGGAAACAGGATAATCCCAGCGGGTGAACGTGTCAACATCGATGACTGGACAGTATGCTACTGCACGTACCGGGATGGAACATGGCACACCCACCCCATGGCCACCTGCGAACCGCAGCCCAAGCCCAGCCCACCACCCGGCGGCCGTACTGAACCCTCCCAAGATGAGGACGCCAGCGGCAGAGGGGGAAGGGGGTATTTTCCTAGACTAGATGTGATTCCATGA